The following proteins come from a genomic window of Halomarina ordinaria:
- a CDS encoding MBL fold metallo-hydrolase translates to MERVRGDVHRLQLGWVEPFVVNAYVVDDGGTVTLVDTGMPANRRSLRGELAAAGYDPADVDRVLLTHYDLDHVGGLTALARRLGGPRFDAEVYLGAADVALVRGDTDPPWFHHKGAFHRLAREAFDLRDVALTPVEDGDRIGGFTAHHTPGHNPGHTAYVHEAGVGFVGDLLWETDGALELPFWGDSYDRAAMRASVRALVARAAPFDVVCVGHGVPFVRGGGERLRAFAAGLA, encoded by the coding sequence ATGGAACGAGTCAGGGGGGACGTCCACCGCCTCCAGCTGGGCTGGGTCGAGCCGTTCGTCGTCAACGCCTACGTCGTCGACGACGGGGGGACGGTGACGCTCGTCGACACCGGGATGCCGGCCAACCGCCGGTCGCTGCGCGGGGAACTCGCCGCCGCCGGCTACGACCCCGCGGACGTCGACCGCGTGCTCCTGACGCACTACGACCTCGACCACGTCGGCGGGCTGACGGCGCTCGCGCGTCGGCTGGGCGGCCCGCGCTTCGACGCCGAGGTGTACCTCGGCGCGGCGGACGTCGCGCTGGTCCGCGGCGATACCGACCCGCCGTGGTTCCACCACAAGGGGGCGTTCCACCGCCTCGCCCGCGAGGCGTTCGACCTGCGCGACGTGGCGCTCACGCCCGTCGAGGACGGCGACCGCATCGGCGGGTTCACGGCCCACCACACGCCGGGACACAACCCCGGACACACGGCGTACGTCCACGAAGCGGGCGTCGGCTTCGTCGGCGACCTGCTGTGGGAGACCGACGGCGCCCTCGAACTCCCCTTCTGGGGCGACTCCTACGACCGCGCGGCGATGCGCGCGAGCGTCCGCGCGCTCGTCGCGCGCGCCGCCCCCTTCGACGTCGTCTGCGTGGGGCACGGCGTCCCGTTCGTCCGGGGCGGCGGGGAGCGTCTCCGGGCGTTCGCCGCGGGGCTGGCGTGA
- a CDS encoding SHOCT domain-containing protein yields MDDDGPLARLRENATGVATTLVTGLWLAGLFTGQEWWLAALIVGYVVVIPIVAMLFGDEEDRAEWWDEEDTDWWGGVGDWFGTGRGDERTDEDHVDASTRDASVPDDETPLETLRRRYAAGELTDAQFERKLDRLLSTDTLENAEDDRARRLKREREREAERERESE; encoded by the coding sequence ATGGACGACGACGGGCCACTGGCGCGCCTCCGCGAGAACGCGACGGGCGTCGCCACGACGCTGGTGACGGGGCTGTGGCTCGCCGGCCTCTTCACGGGCCAGGAGTGGTGGCTCGCCGCGCTCATCGTCGGCTACGTCGTCGTAATCCCCATCGTCGCGATGCTGTTCGGCGACGAGGAGGACCGAGCAGAGTGGTGGGACGAGGAGGACACTGACTGGTGGGGAGGCGTCGGCGACTGGTTCGGCACGGGACGCGGCGACGAGCGCACCGACGAGGACCACGTCGACGCGTCGACGCGGGACGCCTCAGTACCGGACGACGAGACGCCGCTCGAGACGCTCCGGCGGCGCTACGCGGCCGGCGAACTCACCGACGCCCAGTTCGAGCGGAAGCTCGACCGCCTGCTCTCGACCGACACGCTGGAGAACGCCGAGGACGACCGTGCGCGTCGCCTGAAGCGCGAGCGCGAGCGCGAAGCCGAACGGGAGCGCGAGTCCGAGTGA
- a CDS encoding NAD(P)/FAD-dependent oxidoreductase: MDIAIVGAGAAGAGVAYALREADATVTVFEKSRGVGGRAATRRKHGCRYDHGANYVKANEDRVTDLVGSTLGTDGLVDVEEPVWTFDASGTIEEGRESDEHKWTYEAGITQLAKRLFAHTDATVELETRVGAIEREGEGWTLADVDGADLGTFDRLVLTPPAPQTAALLDATAWDHDLRNELREAVEAVDYRTVYSVLLHYDFELDRPWYALVNTDKEHDLGWLSREECKPGHVPAGESLLVAQMAPEWSRERYDDDPEVVKEDVADVVTALLGDERLATPDWTDRQGWRYALPEGGLEGDAHRRCAGHGLYVAGDWVVGEGRVGRALACGLDVGERLR; encoded by the coding sequence ATGGACATCGCCATCGTCGGCGCGGGTGCCGCGGGCGCCGGTGTCGCCTACGCGTTGCGCGAGGCGGACGCCACCGTCACCGTCTTCGAGAAGTCCCGGGGCGTGGGCGGGCGGGCCGCGACCCGTCGGAAACACGGCTGCCGGTACGACCACGGGGCGAACTACGTCAAGGCGAACGAGGACCGTGTGACCGACCTCGTCGGCTCGACGCTCGGGACCGACGGCCTCGTCGACGTCGAGGAACCCGTCTGGACGTTCGACGCCTCGGGGACCATCGAGGAGGGCCGCGAGAGCGACGAGCACAAGTGGACCTACGAGGCGGGCATCACCCAGCTGGCGAAACGTCTGTTCGCACACACCGACGCGACCGTCGAACTGGAGACCCGTGTGGGGGCAATCGAGCGCGAGGGGGAGGGGTGGACGCTGGCCGACGTCGACGGCGCCGACCTCGGGACGTTCGACCGCCTCGTCCTCACGCCGCCGGCCCCGCAGACGGCGGCGTTGCTCGACGCGACGGCGTGGGACCACGACCTCCGGAACGAACTCCGCGAGGCGGTCGAGGCCGTCGACTACCGGACCGTCTACAGCGTCCTCCTGCACTACGACTTCGAACTCGACCGGCCGTGGTACGCGCTGGTCAACACGGACAAGGAACACGACCTCGGGTGGCTCTCGCGCGAGGAGTGCAAGCCCGGCCACGTGCCGGCCGGCGAGTCGCTGCTCGTCGCGCAGATGGCCCCCGAGTGGTCGCGCGAGCGGTACGACGACGACCCTGAGGTCGTCAAAGAGGACGTCGCCGACGTCGTCACCGCCCTCCTCGGTGACGAACGCCTCGCCACCCCCGACTGGACCGACCGCCAGGGGTGGCGCTACGCGCTCCCCGAGGGCGGTCTCGAGGGCGACGCCCACCGGCGCTGTGCGGGCCACGGCCTGTACGTCGCCGGGGACTGGGTCGTGGGCGAGGGGCGCGTCGGCCGGGCGCTCGCCTGCGGCCTCGACGTGGGCGAACGCCTCAGGTAG